A region from the Campylobacter subantarcticus LMG 24377 genome encodes:
- a CDS encoding ankyrin repeat domain-containing protein, with protein sequence MKTLEDIKAMNYQEKDELEDLVLEAIDDNNLAKVKDILKDYPVKISCYELNIKDEDGDFPLFDPYYLIMRAAFACEENNNDFSILDYLFDEYGLSLKDPKYNFCFTDMKYIKEANEKYVVIRYMEDKPNIYKNALIYYYILNAKNPNSQIIQYLVNRGAKFEVHEDDFGWTPMHFWARRNNYELLELAIKGGANVDIQTRLIQESEYNETLLFEAVKEPETYRVTKLLIELGANVNFATPRTPLDDARGSRNKKLLKDAGAMTSEQIRKKYNLPAYDSSHCEIDGKTDFDLLGKYRDECSKLLNDAIKKAKENE encoded by the coding sequence ATGAAAACATTAGAAGATATCAAAGCTATGAACTATCAAGAAAAAGATGAATTAGAAGATCTAGTTCTTGAAGCTATAGATGATAATAATTTAGCCAAGGTAAAAGATATTTTAAAAGATTATCCTGTAAAAATATCTTGTTATGAGCTTAATATCAAAGATGAGGATGGAGACTTCCCTTTATTTGATCCTTATTATTTGATAATGAGAGCTGCATTTGCTTGCGAAGAAAATAATAATGATTTTTCTATTTTAGATTATTTATTTGATGAGTATGGATTAAGTTTAAAAGATCCTAAATATAATTTTTGCTTTACAGATATGAAATACATCAAAGAAGCTAATGAAAAATATGTTGTAATAAGATATATGGAAGATAAGCCTAACATTTACAAAAATGCCCTAATCTATTATTATATACTCAATGCTAAAAACCCAAATTCTCAAATCATACAATATCTAGTCAATCGTGGAGCTAAATTTGAAGTGCATGAAGATGACTTTGGTTGGACTCCTATGCATTTTTGGGCTAGACGCAATAATTATGAATTATTAGAACTAGCTATTAAAGGAGGAGCTAATGTAGATATACAAACCCGACTTATTCAAGAGAGTGAATACAATGAAACCCTTTTATTTGAAGCTGTAAAAGAACCTGAAACTTATAGGGTTACAAAGCTTTTAATCGAACTAGGAGCTAATGTGAATTTTGCTACCCCAAGAACTCCTTTAGATGATGCAAGAGGATCTAGAAATAAAAAACTTTTAAAAGATGCAGGAGCAATGACTTCAGAGCAAATCAGAAAAAAATATAATTTACCAGCATATGATTCTTCTCATTGTGAAATTGATGGAAAAACTGACTTTGATTTATTGGGTAAATATCGTGATGAATGCTCTAAACTTTTAAACGATGCTATAAAAAAAGCCAAGGAGAATGAGTAG
- a CDS encoding putative toxin produces the protein MSRVIKINFTDVNFHIKEFQKVYILENCKLYFYSPFHLQTQNGKEIIRIEQNKNKFSFMVKKENELKNKIEEEAIGIDKTSEQNQIKAREEAKDETIKDKEVLFSNDKKGNDAINAYFDKKNINTLNDAYKERKDKPLSRNTESFKDYDIFYDVYTSKDNDIKSLNEQLGYDGFEVKDGIATVKADFFNKCFEEKKYILIPRLVSLDKNETLHFDPVPLEDKGFVVTDFRKGKKDEKNIDLSFQRSIAKIKNPNLTLQSPKEFLQALNDNRDFTEDDKKEQAQAIQEACAKKADEMTKILLKDDESLKDIITDKQELKKKISDLQDNKNKSPKELSLLGRLEFLQRNQEKAEKHKDMIDQLQNPQQASNGKQDSVKNADPLDMMATNSTTPNQEEQKNKTINSKDIGDAGEYAASMLFTKRSTRYLSNRRKLDANFNTKGFNHTIPDFLVTLNDYPTLVEVKNVKDQALTEQISFELKLAREYELDYLFLCNHYTKLIDNITNLEIFNKGDEDHKGSRSGFIYHRHAHRSIKTIFKEMYLHHIKGATPNKIMIKRLNLNDPANIEEELNKNKQIQKN, from the coding sequence ATGAGTAGAGTGATAAAAATTAACTTTACCGATGTCAATTTTCATATCAAAGAATTTCAAAAGGTTTATATACTAGAAAATTGCAAATTGTATTTTTACAGTCCTTTTCATTTGCAAACACAAAATGGAAAAGAAATAATAAGGATAGAACAAAATAAAAATAAATTTTCTTTTATGGTTAAAAAAGAAAATGAATTAAAAAACAAAATAGAGGAAGAAGCTATAGGTATTGATAAAACTTCAGAGCAAAACCAAATAAAAGCAAGAGAAGAAGCAAAAGATGAAACAATAAAGGATAAAGAAGTATTATTTAGCAATGATAAAAAGGGAAATGATGCAATCAATGCTTATTTTGATAAGAAGAATATTAATACGCTAAATGATGCCTATAAAGAAAGAAAAGATAAACCTTTATCAAGAAATACTGAAAGTTTTAAAGACTATGATATCTTTTATGATGTTTATACAAGTAAAGATAATGATATTAAAAGCTTAAATGAACAGCTAGGATATGATGGCTTTGAAGTAAAAGATGGTATAGCTACAGTTAAAGCAGATTTTTTTAATAAATGCTTTGAAGAAAAAAAATATATTTTAATACCAAGATTAGTATCTTTAGATAAAAATGAAACATTACACTTTGATCCTGTGCCTTTAGAAGATAAGGGCTTTGTAGTGACTGATTTTAGAAAAGGGAAAAAAGATGAAAAAAATATAGATTTAAGCTTTCAAAGAAGTATAGCTAAAATAAAAAATCCTAACTTAACTTTGCAAAGCCCTAAAGAATTCCTACAAGCCTTAAATGACAATAGAGATTTTACAGAAGATGATAAAAAAGAGCAAGCACAAGCTATCCAAGAAGCTTGCGCAAAAAAAGCAGATGAAATGACTAAAATCTTGCTTAAAGATGATGAAAGTTTAAAAGATATTATTACAGATAAGCAAGAATTAAAGAAGAAAATAAGTGACTTACAAGATAATAAAAACAAATCACCAAAAGAACTAAGCCTACTAGGTAGGCTTGAATTTTTACAAAGAAATCAAGAAAAAGCTGAAAAACATAAAGACATGATTGATCAACTTCAAAACCCTCAACAAGCTAGTAATGGTAAGCAAGATAGTGTTAAAAATGCAGATCCTTTAGATATGATGGCAACAAACAGCACCACTCCAAACCAAGAAGAACAAAAAAATAAAACCATCAATTCAAAAGATATAGGAGATGCAGGAGAATATGCTGCTTCTATGCTTTTTACTAAAAGATCAACTAGGTATTTATCTAATAGAAGAAAACTAGATGCTAATTTTAATACTAAAGGTTTTAATCACACCATACCTGATTTTTTAGTAACGCTAAATGATTACCCTACTTTAGTAGAGGTTAAAAATGTCAAAGATCAAGCTTTAACAGAACAAATAAGCTTTGAATTAAAACTTGCTAGAGAATATGAGCTTGATTATTTATTTTTATGCAATCATTACACAAAATTAATAGATAATATAACTAATCTAGAGATATTTAATAAAGGCGATGAAGATCACAAAGGATCAAGAAGTGGTTTTATCTACCACAGACATGCTCACAGAAGCATAAAGACAATATTTAAAGAAATGTATCTACACCATATCAAAGGAGCAACACCTAATAAAATCATGATAAAAAGATTAAATTTAAATGATCCTGCTAATATAGAAGAAGAATTAAACAAAAACAAACAAATACAAAAAAACTAA
- a CDS encoding ankyrin repeat domain-containing protein, translating to MKTLEDIKAMSYKQKDELEDLVLEAIDDNDLVKVKDILKDYPVKISCYELNIKDEDGDFPLFDPYYLIVRAAFACEENNNDFSILDYLFDEYGLSLKDPKYNLRFVDMKYIKEANEKYILMKKVEDDPCIYENALIYAYILNAKNPNSQIIQYLVNRGAKFEVHDEGYSGRTPMHFWVMQNNYELLELAIKGGANVDIQTRLIQESEYNETLLFEAVKEPETYKVTKLLIELGANVNFVTPRTPLDDARGSRNKKLLKDAGAMTSEQIRKKYNLPAYDSSHCEIDGKTDFDLLGKYRDECSKLLNDAIKKAKENE from the coding sequence ATGAAAACATTAGAAGATATCAAAGCTATGAGTTACAAACAAAAAGATGAATTAGAAGATCTAGTTCTTGAAGCTATAGATGATAATGACTTAGTTAAAGTAAAAGATATTTTAAAAGATTATCCTGTAAAAATATCTTGTTATGAGCTTAATATCAAAGATGAGGATGGAGACTTCCCTTTATTTGATCCTTATTATTTGATAGTAAGAGCTGCATTTGCTTGCGAAGAAAATAATAATGATTTTTCTATTTTAGATTATTTATTTGATGAGTATGGTTTAAGTTTAAAAGATCCTAAATACAATCTTCGCTTTGTAGATATGAAATATATCAAAGAAGCTAATGAAAAATACATCTTAATGAAAAAAGTAGAAGATGATCCTTGTATCTATGAAAATGCTCTAATCTACGCATATATACTCAATGCTAAAAACCCAAATTCTCAAATCATACAATATCTAGTCAATCGTGGAGCTAAATTTGAAGTGCATGATGAAGGATATTCTGGTAGGACTCCTATGCATTTTTGGGTTATGCAGAATAATTATGAATTATTAGAACTAGCTATTAAAGGAGGAGCTAATGTGGATATACAAACCCGACTTATTCAAGAGAGTGAATACAATGAAACCCTTTTATTTGAAGCTGTAAAAGAACCTGAAACTTATAAGGTTACAAAACTTTTAATCGAATTAGGAGCTAATGTGAATTTTGTCACCCCAAGAACTCCTTTAGATGATGCAAGAGGATCTAGAAATAAAAAACTTTTAAAAGATGCAGGAGCAATGACTTCAGAGCAAATCAGAAAAAAATATAATTTACCAGCATATGATTCTTCTCATTGTGAAATTGATGGAAAAACTGACTTTGATTTATTAGGTAAATATCGTGATGAATGCTCTAAACTTTTAAACGATGCCATAAAAAAAGCCAAGGAGAATGAGTAG
- a CDS encoding DUF4299 domain-containing protein, which produces MEDLNFLQKRWEEAYEAMPKLYEIPNGAIINFTLSEDTDTILFKEPWENFKLDNEDEEAEWRLSFFSISEDRPLGYLGYKEALEKLQEFSLIQSEERVLIRAMSLEELKKLGLHEL; this is translated from the coding sequence ATGGAAGATTTAAACTTTTTGCAAAAACGTTGGGAAGAAGCTTATGAAGCTATGCCTAAACTTTATGAAATACCAAATGGAGCAATAATAAATTTTACCCTTAGTGAAGATACAGACACTATTTTATTTAAAGAACCTTGGGAAAATTTCAAACTAGATAATGAAGATGAGGAAGCAGAATGGAGACTAAGTTTTTTCAGCATTAGTGAAGATAGGCCTTTAGGATATTTAGGGTATAAAGAAGCTTTAGAAAAATTACAAGAATTTTCTTTAATACAATCAGAAGAAAGGGTTTTGATTAGAGCCATGAGTTTAGAAGAGCTTAAAAAATTAGGATTACACGAGCTATGA
- a CDS encoding type VI secretion system Vgr family protein, producing the protein MSTNNSYLNLKINKLDFKITKAIIKESLDQIFLCECEGFYENIHDDIFSSNNEFDPSMLIDKEASLIIKNPYENKKLDFSTNIDMIYKGVISYVEYLGINQNSANNIAKENFKQLNHKHFFKFNLHSPLIRLDFNKANRIYTHTNIIEAIKQTLAYYNTKLNKNIDFSNIHHTYETKELISQYNESDLEFITRLAHHHGIYFYEDKDNIYFYDFYTHKGKIKNITFNPNINNHLNEACIYALNKEKQIQTNAFTHSSNNSKQPLSLYSLSTKEQNANTHYNEHYYESEYSFTQDINLKQSPALKEKRNTMLNNILKAKSNIYHLSLNESIKINIQKENTQEYTIIAKEQILIDDAILANTINTNDNLNIKDLNLSKSYTNNLTLLPSFLTFTPSFKSKPKPPINTIGIVIGEDSNIENQRNTIYTDEYGRVKVRINLYANQEELDNKANMYHHSPFLRVASNVASNHSGFYHTPRIGDEVIISFLDDDIDKPFISGSLYNGVNDPLVALPHHDHKTSISSKTIGVYEQGYNELTLSNIKNKEQIYLKAERDYDELVQHNFTQKILNDKDSTVDGIYNERIKKVHTQTIDLAKSVNVGTEYLINVGLSKDTIVGLSNTLNIGVDNKLRVAKNSSEYIGENKDTEIGANKNTTIHKDETKNVKGNKKEIIEGHYNISTSNKMQVLSEKEMDYKSKDNILFTSNESIGFESNKNTSMVADNITTYAKTTHYLKADSEATIQVGETFINAKPNCVIIKAGGVEVVIDSKGLIVKGGEIKAE; encoded by the coding sequence ATGAGTACAAACAACTCTTATCTTAACTTAAAAATTAACAAACTTGATTTTAAAATCACAAAAGCCATTATAAAAGAAAGCTTAGATCAGATCTTCTTATGTGAATGTGAAGGTTTTTATGAAAATATCCATGATGATATTTTTAGTAGTAATAATGAATTTGATCCTAGTATGCTTATTGATAAAGAAGCTTCGCTTATAATTAAAAATCCTTATGAAAACAAAAAATTAGATTTTTCAACTAATATTGATATGATTTATAAGGGAGTAATATCTTATGTTGAATACTTAGGCATTAATCAAAACAGTGCAAATAATATCGCAAAAGAAAATTTTAAACAATTAAACCATAAACATTTTTTTAAGTTTAACTTGCATTCTCCTTTAATAAGACTTGATTTTAATAAAGCAAATCGTATTTATACACATACAAATATAATAGAAGCAATCAAGCAAACTCTAGCTTATTATAACACCAAGCTAAATAAAAACATTGATTTTTCTAATATTCATCATACATATGAGACTAAAGAATTGATTTCTCAATACAATGAAAGTGATTTAGAATTTATCACAAGATTAGCACACCATCATGGCATTTATTTTTATGAAGATAAAGATAATATCTATTTTTATGATTTTTACACTCATAAGGGTAAAATTAAAAATATAACATTTAACCCTAACATCAACAACCATCTTAATGAAGCTTGTATTTATGCACTCAATAAAGAAAAACAAATACAGACCAATGCTTTTACTCACTCTAGTAATAACTCCAAACAACCTTTAAGTTTATATTCCTTAAGCACTAAAGAACAAAACGCTAATACACACTATAATGAGCATTATTATGAAAGCGAGTATTCTTTTACGCAAGATATCAATTTAAAACAATCCCCTGCCCTAAAAGAAAAAAGAAATACTATGCTTAATAATATACTAAAAGCAAAAAGCAATATTTATCATCTTAGTTTAAATGAAAGTATTAAAATTAATATTCAAAAAGAAAATACTCAAGAATATACCATCATAGCCAAAGAACAAATTTTAATTGATGATGCTATTTTAGCCAATACTATCAACACCAATGATAATTTAAATATCAAGGACTTAAATCTAAGTAAATCTTATACAAACAACCTAACCCTACTTCCATCTTTTTTAACCTTTACACCTAGTTTTAAATCCAAACCAAAACCTCCAATTAATACCATAGGTATAGTAATAGGAGAAGATTCTAATATAGAAAATCAAAGAAACACCATATATACAGATGAATATGGAAGAGTAAAAGTAAGGATTAATCTTTATGCTAATCAAGAAGAATTAGATAATAAAGCAAACATGTATCATCATAGTCCATTCTTAAGAGTAGCTAGTAATGTAGCAAGCAATCATTCAGGTTTTTATCATACACCAAGAATAGGAGATGAAGTTATTATTTCATTTTTAGATGATGATATAGACAAACCTTTTATCAGTGGGAGTTTGTATAATGGGGTGAACGATCCTCTTGTTGCACTACCACATCATGATCATAAAACCTCCATTAGCTCTAAAACTATAGGAGTGTATGAACAAGGATACAACGAACTAACTTTGTCTAATATAAAAAATAAAGAGCAAATCTACTTAAAAGCAGAAAGAGACTACGATGAATTAGTTCAACATAACTTTACCCAAAAAATTTTAAATGACAAAGATTCTACAGTAGATGGCATTTATAACGAAAGAATTAAAAAAGTCCATACACAAACCATAGATTTAGCTAAAAGTGTCAATGTTGGTACTGAATATCTGATAAATGTAGGTTTATCTAAAGATACTATAGTGGGTCTATCTAATACTTTAAATATAGGAGTGGATAACAAACTAAGGGTAGCTAAAAATTCGAGTGAATACATAGGAGAAAACAAAGACACTGAAATAGGCGCAAATAAAAACACCACTATACATAAAGACGAAACTAAAAATGTCAAAGGTAATAAAAAAGAGATTATTGAAGGTCATTACAATATAAGCACGAGTAACAAAATGCAAGTCTTGAGTGAAAAAGAAATGGATTATAAAAGTAAAGATAATATACTTTTTACAAGCAATGAATCCATAGGATTTGAAAGCAATAAAAATACGAGTATGGTAGCTGATAATATAACTACTTATGCAAAAACAACTCATTATTTAAAGGCCGATAGTGAAGCAACTATACAAGTAGGAGAAACATTTATCAACGCCAAACCCAATTGCGTCATCATTAAAGCAGGTGGGGTGGAAGTAGTGATAGATTCTAAGGGTCTTATTGTTAAAGGCGGGGAAATTAAAGCAGAGTAA